The Altererythrobacter sp. Root672 genome includes a window with the following:
- the cysS gene encoding cysteine--tRNA ligase, translated as MTAPLHLFNSLTRELETFQPIHEGEARVYTCGPTVYNYPHIGNMRAYVFADLLGRTLSWKGYHLTHVINITDVGHLTDDADEGEDKMEKMAAEKAQSIWDIAQHYTEAYWADVKALNIRQPAHWSIATDYVPAMIEFAESIAAKHCYELDSGLYFDVSTVADYGRLARAKTDEGEGRIEAVEGKRNAADFAIWRKTPAGEKRQMEWDSPWGRGAPGWHLECSVMSGQLLGFPFDIHTGGIDHREIHHPNEIAQNQAFCCTNGLDVPANSGARLWMHNNFLVERSGKMSKSAGEFLRLQLLIDKGYHPLAYRMMCLQAHYRSELEFSWEGLGAALTRLKRLVMAVEALKARVEEPIEQPEGGWTQLLAHDEVGAMLLPHVARFDEAVSDDLNTAVALTVLEDLLSLKKVDARDRLTAVAAFDAILGLGLLDLARADLRLRPKGAAIEESEIEEALTRRKAARAEKDFATSDAIRDELAAKGVEAMDGDPLGWEWKL; from the coding sequence ATGACCGCGCCCTTGCACTTGTTCAATTCGCTCACTCGCGAACTCGAGACCTTCCAGCCGATCCATGAGGGAGAGGCGCGGGTCTATACTTGCGGGCCGACGGTCTACAATTACCCGCACATCGGCAACATGCGCGCCTATGTCTTTGCCGACCTGCTCGGGCGCACGCTGAGCTGGAAGGGTTACCACCTCACCCACGTCATCAACATCACCGACGTCGGCCACCTGACCGACGATGCCGACGAGGGCGAGGACAAGATGGAGAAGATGGCCGCCGAAAAGGCGCAGTCCATCTGGGACATCGCGCAGCATTATACCGAGGCTTACTGGGCCGACGTAAAAGCGCTCAACATCCGCCAGCCGGCGCACTGGTCGATCGCCACCGACTATGTTCCGGCGATGATCGAGTTTGCTGAGAGCATCGCCGCCAAGCACTGCTACGAGCTGGACAGCGGGCTCTACTTCGACGTCTCGACCGTGGCCGACTACGGCCGCCTCGCTCGCGCCAAGACCGACGAGGGCGAGGGCCGCATCGAAGCGGTCGAAGGCAAGCGCAACGCCGCCGACTTCGCCATCTGGCGCAAGACCCCCGCGGGCGAGAAGCGGCAGATGGAATGGGATTCCCCCTGGGGCCGCGGGGCACCGGGCTGGCATCTCGAATGCTCGGTGATGAGCGGGCAACTGCTCGGCTTCCCGTTCGACATCCACACCGGCGGCATCGATCACCGCGAGATCCACCACCCGAACGAGATCGCGCAGAACCAGGCGTTCTGCTGCACCAACGGGCTCGACGTGCCGGCCAACAGCGGCGCGAGGCTGTGGATGCACAACAACTTCCTGGTCGAGCGCAGCGGCAAGATGTCGAAGAGCGCTGGCGAGTTCCTGCGGCTGCAGCTGTTGATCGACAAGGGCTACCACCCGCTCGCCTACCGCATGATGTGCCTCCAGGCGCATTACCGCAGCGAGCTGGAGTTCAGCTGGGAAGGGCTGGGCGCGGCGCTCACTCGACTGAAGCGGCTGGTCATGGCGGTCGAAGCCCTGAAGGCACGGGTCGAGGAACCGATCGAACAGCCGGAAGGCGGCTGGACCCAGCTACTGGCTCACGACGAGGTCGGCGCCATGCTCCTGCCCCACGTCGCCCGGTTCGACGAGGCGGTTTCGGACGACCTCAATACGGCCGTTGCGCTGACGGTCCTCGAAGACCTGCTGTCGCTCAAGAAGGTCGATGCGCGGGACCGCCTGACGGCTGTTGCAGCCTTCGACGCCATCCTCGGCCTCGGCTTGCTCGATCTGGCTCGCGCAGACTTGCGGCTGCGGCCCAAGGGCGCAGCGATCGAGGAGTCAGAGATCGAAGAAGCGCTCACCCGCCGCAAAGCCGCGCGCGCGGAGAAGGACTTCGCCACCTCTGACG
- a CDS encoding serine hydrolase domain-containing protein produces the protein MLSRFLAAVSFAGTVLALPCAAQQAASEPVADPAPSPSVPRSVLERYVGRYELNGTIVTVGLTDDDRLTVQLSGQPVGPPLRTVGPNEFAGDAAGVRLFFEGEGPKATRIRSRYAGSEVVGTRLSDTGAEPQSVTFAPRLSTVPDTQAGRQLTGWLQAFNSDNPDAFDAYMRQEYPGWSAPPGSNRNFRNLVGGFESVGVESASESQIVVLLRERNWEDSYARLALDVDPQPGGKIIAVRVQGVPPPPDIAPTQRMSETQALAAIKAKLDAASAAGQFSGAVRVAHNGDTVFDYVSGQADREHGVANTLDTLFRIGSMNKMFTAVSILQLVEAGKIDLNAPIATYLPDYPNKDLASRVTVKHLLTHTGGTGDFFGPEFNQHRLELCEHSDYLKLFGKRDVAFTPGERFAYSNYGFLLLGGIIEAVTGQSYYDYVQEHIYAPAGMRSTASLPESVAVPGRSIGYTAQVPGSNGQLQPNTDTLPCRGASAGGGYSTVGDLIRFSEALRAGKLVSPQLLAEATKSQVAMGPGAGYGYGFGANHVNGTRAFGHSGGAPGMSADLTVFPDLGYEVAVAANMDSQLVSRLAAYLGARLPVPDSGS, from the coding sequence ATGCTCAGCAGGTTCCTTGCAGCAGTCTCGTTCGCTGGCACGGTTTTGGCGCTTCCATGTGCGGCGCAGCAGGCCGCCTCAGAACCAGTGGCCGACCCGGCGCCCTCTCCTTCAGTGCCGCGCTCTGTGCTGGAGCGATATGTGGGGCGCTATGAGCTGAACGGCACGATCGTGACTGTCGGCCTGACCGACGACGACCGGCTCACGGTTCAGTTGAGCGGCCAACCCGTCGGTCCGCCGCTGCGCACCGTTGGTCCAAACGAATTCGCAGGGGACGCAGCCGGAGTGCGGCTCTTCTTCGAGGGAGAGGGTCCGAAGGCGACCCGGATCAGGAGCCGCTACGCCGGAAGCGAAGTGGTCGGCACGCGACTTTCCGACACTGGCGCCGAACCGCAATCCGTCACATTCGCGCCGCGTCTGTCCACCGTCCCTGATACCCAAGCCGGCCGCCAGCTTACCGGCTGGCTCCAGGCCTTCAACAGCGACAACCCCGACGCCTTCGACGCGTACATGCGCCAGGAGTATCCAGGCTGGTCCGCACCGCCAGGGTCCAACCGCAACTTTCGAAACCTCGTAGGCGGTTTCGAGTCTGTCGGCGTGGAATCGGCGAGCGAGAGCCAGATCGTGGTGCTCTTGAGGGAGCGCAATTGGGAAGACTCATACGCTCGCTTGGCGCTTGACGTGGACCCGCAGCCGGGCGGCAAGATTATTGCAGTGCGGGTTCAAGGCGTCCCCCCACCGCCCGACATCGCCCCGACCCAGCGGATGAGCGAAACCCAGGCACTGGCCGCGATCAAGGCCAAGCTCGATGCCGCCAGTGCTGCCGGTCAGTTTTCGGGCGCGGTGCGCGTGGCGCATAACGGCGATACGGTTTTCGACTATGTCAGCGGCCAGGCGGACCGAGAACACGGCGTGGCCAATACGCTCGACACGCTGTTCCGCATCGGTTCGATGAACAAGATGTTCACCGCGGTTTCGATCCTGCAACTGGTCGAGGCCGGCAAGATCGACCTCAACGCGCCGATCGCAACCTACCTCCCGGACTATCCCAACAAGGACCTCGCCTCGCGCGTAACCGTGAAGCACCTGCTCACCCACACGGGCGGCACCGGCGACTTCTTCGGCCCCGAGTTCAACCAGCACCGGCTCGAGCTGTGCGAGCATTCCGACTATCTCAAGCTCTTCGGAAAGCGCGATGTGGCGTTCACCCCTGGAGAGCGCTTCGCCTACAGCAACTACGGCTTTCTGCTGCTCGGCGGGATCATCGAGGCAGTGACCGGGCAGAGCTACTACGACTACGTTCAGGAACACATCTACGCCCCGGCAGGCATGCGCTCGACCGCCTCGTTGCCTGAATCCGTCGCGGTCCCGGGCCGCTCGATCGGTTATACCGCCCAGGTACCGGGTTCGAACGGCCAGTTGCAGCCGAACACCGATACGCTGCCCTGTCGCGGAGCCTCGGCAGGCGGCGGCTATTCGACGGTCGGCGATTTGATCCGGTTCTCGGAAGCCCTGCGCGCGGGCAAGCTCGTCTCGCCCCAACTGCTCGCAGAAGCAACCAAGAGCCAGGTGGCGATGGGGCCGGGCGCTGGCTACGGCTACGGATTCGGCGCGAACCATGTGAATGGCACCCGCGCATTTGGCCACAGCGGCGGCGCGCCGGGCATGAGTGCGGACCTCACGGTGTTCCCTGACCTCGGTTACGAGGTCGCGGTTGCCGCCAACATGGACAGTCAGTTGGTCTCGCGTTTGGCTGCCTATCTCGGCGCTCGGCTGCCTGTGCCCGACAGCGGCTCCTGA
- a CDS encoding G8 domain-containing protein, with protein sequence MRKQSRLFIYTRLVAAFLLLVTGGAVVAQDHGDHANMATDATAPAAITRTVKWSEASAWPSGKVPSAGEEVTIPRGTEVMLDVQPAALRSLTIQGKLRFADTRDMELRTDWIYLPGGTLEIGTEAAPYRHNATITLTDTVPGENINSMGDRGIMLLRGTLELHGNRDHSWTKLDGTAQAGSTSIKVLDATEWRTGDEIVLASTDYNPRQAERRTVTAVKGNTISFAQPLQYMHFGEVTFGVDERGEVGMLTRNIKVQASEDANESYFGGHIMAMAGSTVHADGIELNRMGQHLTLARYPMHFHLLGEGAGMYVKNAAIHDTYNRCVTVHGTNNLRVENNVTFNTVGHCFFLEDGIEHGNEFVRNLAIQTKCHPTLDCVPTNLAANGEKVTQYANPAAARQASFHGGNTLLPSDNTVASFWITNPDNSFIDNVAAGSDQVGFWLSIPEHPNGAFQGTEVSLNTWPRRTPLRAFRGNTSHSNFDGFLIDRHIDQDNTFGLASIPLLPLKDPTDLESEVIETHFESLTAYKNRNGGLWGRGDLYVYSNMKLADNAIGMTQAAGDIGSLPFSSRLVDALVVGETANIGNPTTPEEVAYGRSLPKPSIPDFPIRGYEYYDYRGDVVNTTFVNFQDNDRRKTGALSFLLFTSAGLSTGSTISGAKFVNAKPVYFPKFDSRFDNDNRGGNAYRTLSFRDLDGSVTGVPNSQVLLHDGENDSVATDDSCEIHPSWNASVCKGDIGRLNLSDSRGELPRAVDLESRTARFALLASLGPNAPNTPLVQAQRAALFTRRAPQAPIALVRNGKEFKISGDQSTVRAGTEILVKTERPEVTLSLAEMDQGSWVIFELPGFASATSGTEQGSMDALRQAKETSYFRSGDVLWVKLVAAAPVMPVIRPTDLQASIAVRKEDRGG encoded by the coding sequence ATGCGCAAACAGTCTAGGCTGTTCATTTACACTCGCCTCGTTGCTGCCTTCTTGCTGCTCGTAACGGGTGGGGCCGTCGTTGCGCAGGATCACGGGGATCACGCCAACATGGCGACGGACGCGACCGCCCCCGCCGCGATCACGCGCACGGTGAAGTGGTCGGAGGCCTCGGCATGGCCCTCGGGCAAGGTGCCTTCGGCGGGCGAGGAAGTGACCATTCCGCGCGGTACCGAGGTGATGCTCGACGTGCAGCCCGCTGCGCTGCGCAGCCTAACGATCCAGGGCAAGCTCCGTTTCGCGGACACGCGCGACATGGAGCTCAGGACCGACTGGATCTACCTTCCGGGCGGGACGCTGGAGATCGGCACCGAGGCCGCGCCGTACCGGCACAATGCGACGATCACCTTGACCGACACCGTGCCTGGCGAAAACATCAACAGCATGGGCGACCGCGGCATTATGCTGTTGCGCGGTACGCTGGAGCTGCACGGCAATCGCGATCACAGCTGGACCAAGCTTGACGGCACCGCCCAAGCCGGCAGCACCAGCATCAAGGTGCTCGACGCAACCGAATGGCGGACCGGCGACGAAATCGTCCTCGCCTCGACCGACTACAATCCGCGCCAGGCCGAGCGCCGCACGGTTACGGCCGTCAAGGGCAACACGATCTCCTTCGCCCAGCCGCTCCAGTACATGCACTTCGGCGAGGTCACCTTCGGGGTCGACGAGCGGGGCGAGGTCGGCATGCTGACCCGCAACATCAAGGTGCAGGCGTCAGAGGATGCCAACGAAAGCTATTTCGGCGGGCATATCATGGCCATGGCGGGCTCGACCGTGCATGCCGACGGCATCGAACTGAACCGCATGGGCCAGCACCTGACCCTGGCGCGCTATCCGATGCACTTCCACCTCCTGGGTGAAGGCGCGGGGATGTACGTCAAGAACGCGGCGATCCACGATACCTACAACCGTTGCGTGACGGTTCACGGCACCAACAATCTGCGCGTCGAGAACAATGTGACCTTCAACACGGTCGGCCACTGCTTCTTCCTGGAAGACGGGATCGAGCACGGAAACGAGTTCGTCAGGAACCTGGCGATCCAGACCAAGTGTCATCCGACACTGGACTGCGTACCCACCAACCTCGCCGCCAACGGTGAGAAAGTCACCCAGTACGCGAATCCTGCGGCAGCCAGGCAAGCCAGCTTCCACGGCGGGAACACCCTGCTGCCTTCGGACAACACCGTGGCGTCCTTCTGGATCACCAACCCGGACAACAGCTTCATCGATAATGTGGCGGCCGGTTCCGATCAGGTCGGCTTCTGGCTGTCGATCCCTGAACACCCCAATGGCGCTTTCCAGGGAACGGAAGTCAGCCTCAACACCTGGCCGCGCCGCACGCCGCTGCGCGCGTTCAGGGGCAACACTTCCCATTCCAACTTCGACGGGTTCCTGATCGACCGGCACATCGACCAAGACAACACGTTTGGGCTGGCCTCCATCCCGTTGCTGCCTTTGAAAGATCCCACCGATCTGGAGAGCGAAGTGATCGAGACGCACTTCGAGAGCCTGACCGCCTACAAGAACCGCAATGGTGGTCTCTGGGGCCGGGGGGACCTTTACGTGTACAGCAACATGAAGCTTGCTGATAATGCCATTGGCATGACGCAGGCGGCCGGCGATATCGGCAGCCTGCCTTTCAGTTCACGTCTGGTGGACGCGCTGGTCGTGGGCGAAACCGCCAACATCGGCAATCCAACAACACCGGAGGAAGTGGCCTACGGACGCAGCCTGCCCAAGCCATCCATCCCGGACTTCCCCATCCGCGGTTACGAATACTACGATTACCGCGGCGATGTGGTGAACACGACATTCGTGAATTTCCAGGACAACGATCGGAGAAAGACAGGCGCGCTGTCGTTCCTGCTGTTCACGAGCGCGGGGCTCAGTACCGGAAGCACCATCAGCGGCGCCAAGTTCGTCAACGCCAAGCCGGTCTATTTTCCGAAGTTCGATTCTCGGTTCGATAACGACAACCGCGGCGGCAATGCCTATCGGACCCTGTCCTTCCGCGACCTGGACGGATCGGTGACCGGTGTCCCCAATTCCCAGGTCCTGCTGCACGACGGCGAAAATGACAGCGTCGCCACCGACGACAGCTGCGAGATCCACCCCAGCTGGAATGCTTCCGTGTGCAAGGGCGATATCGGACGCCTGAATCTCTCGGACAGCAGGGGCGAACTTCCACGCGCAGTCGATCTGGAATCCCGCACTGCCCGGTTCGCCCTGCTCGCCTCGCTCGGCCCTAATGCGCCGAACACGCCCCTCGTCCAGGCTCAGCGTGCAGCCCTGTTCACCCGCCGTGCGCCGCAGGCGCCCATCGCGCTTGTCCGCAATGGCAAGGAATTCAAGATCTCCGGCGACCAGAGCACCGTGCGTGCCGGCACCGAGATCCTGGTCAAGACCGAAAGGCCGGAAGTCACTCTCAGTCTGGCCGAAATGGACCAGGGCTCATGGGTTATTTTCGAACTGCCGGGTTTCGCCAGTGCGACCTCCGGAACGGAACAGGGCAGCATGGACGCATTGCGCCAGGCGAAAGAGACATCGTATTTCAGGAGCGGGGACGTCCTCTGGGTAAAACTCGTTGCCGCGGCTCCGGTCATGCCAGTCATTCGTCCAACCGATCTGCAAGCCAGCATAGCGGTCAGGAAGGAAGATCGCGGCGGCTGA